In Manis pentadactyla isolate mManPen7 chromosome 8, mManPen7.hap1, whole genome shotgun sequence, the following are encoded in one genomic region:
- the DUSP13B gene encoding dual specificity protein phosphatase 13 isoform X8 — translation MPKVLVHCVVGVSRSATLVLAYLMLHQQLSLRQAVVTVRQRRWVFPNRGFLHQLCQLDQQLRGAVQTWAARMDSLQKQDLRRPKIHRAVRELPYQPPTLAALQRLLWVRRAATPSHINEVWPSLFLGDAYAARDKNKLAQLGITHIVNVAAGKFQVDTGAKFYRGMPLAYYGIEADDNPFFDLSVYFLPVARYIRTALSVSQGRVLVHCAMGVSRSATVVLAFLMICENMTLVEAIQVVQAHRNICPNSGFLRQLQVLDNRLGRETGRP, via the exons ATGC CCAAGGTCCTGGTGCACTGTGTGGTCGGGGTGAGCCGCTCCGCCACCCTGGTGCTGGCCTACCTCATGCTGCACCAGCAGCTGTCCCTGCGCCAGGCGGTGGTCACCGTGCGGCAGCGCCGATGGGTCTTCCCCAACCGAGGCTTCCTCCACCAGCTCTGCCAGCTGGACCAGCAGCTTCGGGGTGCAGTCCAGACCTGGGCGGCCAG GATGGACTCTCTACAGAAGCAGGACCTCCGGAGACCCAAGATCCACAGGGCAGTCCGGGAGCTCCCCTACCAGCCACCCACACTGGCCGCCTTGCAGCGCTTGCTATGGGTCCGGCGGGCTGCCACGCCAAGCCACATCAACGAGGTCTGGCCCAGCCTCTTCCTGGGAGATGC GTACGCAGCCCGGGACAAGAATAAACTGGCCCAGCTGGGCATCACCCACATTGTGAATGTAGCTGCAGGCAAGTTTCAAGTGGACACAGGTGCCAAGTTCTACCGTGGAATGCCCTTGGCGTATTATGGCATTGAGGCCGATGACAACCCCTTCTTTGACCTCAGTGTCTACTTTCTGCCTGTTGCTCGATATATCCGAACTGCCCTCAGCGTTTCCCAAG GCCGCGTGCTGGTACACTGCGCAATGGGGGTCAGCCGCTCCGCCACGGTTGTCCTGGCTTTCCTCATGATCTGCGAGAACATGACGCTGGTGGAGGCCATCCAGGTGGTGCAGGCCCACCGCAATATCTGCCCCAACTCGGGCTTCCTCCGGCAGCTCCAGGTTCTGGACAACCGACTGGGGCGAGAGACAGGGCGACCCTGA
- the DUSP13B gene encoding dual specificity protein phosphatase 13 isoform X9, protein MTLERQRGVTAETEGWVGWLMAEASLPELRGDAEATPCPSVLELEELLRAGKVSCSRVDEVWPNLYIGDAATANNRFELWKLGITHVLNAAHGGLYCQGSPDFYGSSVTYLGVPAHDLPDFDISAYFSSAADFIHRALSTPGAKVLVHCVVGVSRSATLVLAYLMLHQQLSLRQAVVTVRQRRWVFPNRGFLHQLCQLDQQLRGAVQTWAASLTVRTVGKDNHAPASSVTSSHKPCLI, encoded by the exons ATGACActggagaggcagagaggagtgACTGCAGAGACAGAGGGGTGGGTGGGCTGGCTTATGGCTGAGGCCTCGCTCCCAGAGCTGAGGGGAGATGCCGAAGCCACACCTTGCCCCAGTGTCCTGGAACTGGAAGAGCTCCTGAGGGCAGGGAAGGTTTCTTGCAGCCGCGTGGATGAAGTTTGGCCCAACCTTTACATAGGAGATGC ggccaCGGCAAATAACCGCTTTGAGCTGTGGAAGCTGGGCATCACCCATGTGCTGAACGCCGCCCATGGAGGCCTCTACTGTCAGGGCAGCCCTGACTTCTATGGCAGCAGTGTGACCTATCTAGGGGTGCCAGCCCACGACCTCCCGGATTTCGACATCAGTGCCTACTTCTCTTCTGCAGCTGACTTCATCCACCGAGCCCTCAGCACACCTGGGG CCAAGGTCCTGGTGCACTGTGTGGTCGGGGTGAGCCGCTCCGCCACCCTGGTGCTGGCCTACCTCATGCTGCACCAGCAGCTGTCCCTGCGCCAGGCGGTGGTCACCGTGCGGCAGCGCCGATGGGTCTTCCCCAACCGAGGCTTCCTCCACCAGCTCTGCCAGCTGGACCAGCAGCTTCGGGGTGCAGTCCAGACCTGGGCGGCCAG CCTCACTGTCCGCACAGTGGGGAAGGACAACCATGCTCCTGCCAGCAGCGTGACCTCCTCCCACAAGCCCTGCTTAATATAA